The genomic window GGGATACGATAAATCGTATTCAACTGCGGTAAACGTCGCTTCTTGTCCAGCTGGGCTATTAATCCCACCAAGTAACTCTTTGATCGTATTCTCTGTGGTCAGTGGCGGCACTTCCATTGCTGCGCTATTTATCGCAGGTTACGTGCCGGGAATTCTAATGGGGCTCAGCTGTATGGTGGTGGCTTATATCATTGCCAAAAGACGCGGCTACCGAAGCGCAGCTGTTGAGCTGACAATGCGCGAAAAACTGATTATTACCTGGCGCGCCATCCCAAGTATGGGATTAGTGGTGGTGGTCATTGGCGGTATCATTGGTGGAGTGTTTACTGCAACCGAAGGAGCCTGTATTGCGGTGCTGTATTCGTTTGGTTTATCACTGTGTTATCGAACCTTAGGTTTAAAAGAGCTCAAAACCATTTGTGTTGAAACCGCTGAGATTACCGGCATCATGCTGTTCTTAATTGGCGCATCAACCATTATGTCTTGGGCAATGGCATTTACTGGCCTGCCGAGCATGATAAGTGAGTGGATGTTGTCTATTTCAGACAACCCAATCATCATCTTTATCTTGATGAACATCATCCTGCTCATTGTCGGCATGTTCATGGATTTAACCCCTGCGGTATTAATTTTCACCCCAATATTCATGCCGATTGCTACGCAGCTGGGCATGCACCCAATCCACTTCGCGATGATGATGATCTTCAATCTATGTATTGGTATTGCCACTCCGCCAGTAGGGACGGCATTGTTTGTCGGTTGTAGTGTCAGCGGTGCGAGGATTGAAGGGGTAATTCGCGCTATATTGCCGTTTTGCGCGGTGTTAATTGCGACTCTATTGCTGATTACCTTTATTCCGTCAATCAGCTTGGCATTACCAAGAGCATTTGGTCTGATTAACTAAGCTCGCGTTAGCTAAGTCAGTCTTAACTAGACAAGCAGAAACAACAGCTTAATCAAAACAAAAGGCATGCCGATTTTATCGTGCATGCCTTTTTAATCGATATGAACAGCGATTAGAAATAGCGTCCCTTCTTAACGAGCGCGTTGACCTAGCAACTGCTTACCAAATACATTAATCAATGCCCCAGTCACTATCAATCCGCCACCTAAATAGGTCCAAATTGATGGTATTTCATTAAATATCCATACCCCTAACAGCGCAGAAAAGACGATTTGTACATACGAATAAGCCGACGCTTTACCCGCTTCTTGGGTTTGCATTGCTTTGGTTAAGCCGTATTGACCTATCTGCGTAAATATACCCACCAAAATCAACAGGATAGTCATAAACACACTTGGCCAAACAAAATGATTCCAAATCAACACAATAGATACGGGCAGTGCCACCAGCGGGAAATACATAATAATCACCGAGCTATCCTCGGTTTGGCTTAACTTCCTGACAATTATGTAAGCAATAGAGCTGCCAAATGCTCCGCACAGCGCAATACCAATACTAAATAAAGGCACCTCACTTGTGCCCTCTGCCAAACTCGGTTGCACCATCACCAATAAACCTAATAAGCAAAAGCCAATACAGATCATGGTTGATTTTTGAATGCGCTCTTTAAGAAATAAGACCCCAAGCAACGCGGTCGAAACAGGATGCACATATTGTAAAATCGTCGCTTCCGCCAACGGCAAGGTCGTGACTGCATAGTAGACACACATCAAGGCAGATGTACCCACCACACCGCGCAACAATAGCAGCTGTTTATTGTTACCCCATGCCGAAATGCCTTTACGCTTTACATCGGCATAGCTAATAATCAAAGACACCAACGCCCTTGCCGCCACAATTTCAAATACCGGAATACCGTAATTGCTGAT from Vibrio neonatus includes these protein-coding regions:
- a CDS encoding TRAP transporter large permease — its product is MDISIGFWLLCLFLFLIAFSVPIAIAIAMSSLVIMCSILPSNVAFMTAGQKIVTGIDSFSLLAIPFFILAGNIMNRGGIAARLVQFAKILVGRLPGALSHVNVLANMLFGSVSGSAVAAAAAVGKTLEPELEKEGYDKSYSTAVNVASCPAGLLIPPSNSLIVFSVVSGGTSIAALFIAGYVPGILMGLSCMVVAYIIAKRRGYRSAAVELTMREKLIITWRAIPSMGLVVVVIGGIIGGVFTATEGACIAVLYSFGLSLCYRTLGLKELKTICVETAEITGIMLFLIGASTIMSWAMAFTGLPSMISEWMLSISDNPIIIFILMNIILLIVGMFMDLTPAVLIFTPIFMPIATQLGMHPIHFAMMMIFNLCIGIATPPVGTALFVGCSVSGARIEGVIRAILPFCAVLIATLLLITFIPSISLALPRAFGLIN
- a CDS encoding DMT family transporter — translated: MPASSFSSIPVGVRFMLLSAVGFAFMSACVKYISNYGIPVFEIVAARALVSLIISYADVKRKGISAWGNNKQLLLLRGVVGTSALMCVYYAVTTLPLAEATILQYVHPVSTALLGVLFLKERIQKSTMICIGFCLLGLLVMVQPSLAEGTSEVPLFSIGIALCGAFGSSIAYIIVRKLSQTEDSSVIIMYFPLVALPVSIVLIWNHFVWPSVFMTILLILVGIFTQIGQYGLTKAMQTQEAGKASAYSYVQIVFSALLGVWIFNEIPSIWTYLGGGLIVTGALINVFGKQLLGQRAR